A window from Festucalex cinctus isolate MCC-2025b chromosome 4, RoL_Fcin_1.0, whole genome shotgun sequence encodes these proteins:
- the wdsub1 gene encoding WD repeat, SAM and U-box domain-containing protein 1, producing the protein MVSLICTLQDHRDDVNWCAFSAQLLATCSGDKTVRVYNTRDFSELAFSPLEGHGYSVHCCCFSPCGQFLASCSTDATTLVWSMVTGEIEAILQHPGRSPVRICVLSPDSTHLVSGASDGSLALWDFPSKQLRRTGCVSDTTMVACSFSPCGQMFVTGSTYGDLRAWDLDMNQLHAEKNAHDLGVTCCTFAPSILSDGQFVQFHLASCGQDSHVKIWTMNKLSSGAFRMQLLHTLTGQSAPVLTCAYSSDGQLLVSGSVDKTVTVYDTKNAVLLYTLNQHERYVTACSFSPTSPLIATGSMDKTVNIWRVEDGCSGDAGKSLTEESTVMASQASTSAGRSKLLVSDWSEEDVSVWLLEEGLEGLVDTFRTNNIDGIELLALTKETLLSELHIESVGQRSKLLRKVEELKNALVCSGVPDEFLCPITRELMREPVLAADGYSYERDAITMWINTKNRSSPMTNLPLLTTLLTPNHTLKMAIARWRTSH; encoded by the exons ATGGTGTCCCTGATTTGTACTTTACAAGACCACCGAGATGACGTCAACTGGTGCGCGTTCTCCGCGCAACTGTTAGCCACATGCTCCGGAGACAAGACTGTGCGGGTGTACAACACCCGGGATTTCTCCGAGCTGGCCTTCTCACCGCTGGAAGGACACGGGTACAGCGTCCACTGCTGCTGCTTCAGCCCTTGCGGACAGTTCCTTGCCTCGTGTTCCACAGATGCCACCACGCTGGTGTGGTCCATGGTCACCGGAGAGATTGAGGCCATCCTGCAGCATCCTGGTCGCAGCCCCGTTAGGATCTGTGTGCTCTCTCCAGACTCCACCCATCTGGTCTCTGGTGCATCTGATGGCTCTTTGGCTCTCTGGGATTTCCCATCGAAGCAGCTCCGCAG GACCGGTTGCGTGAGCGACACAACAATGGTGGCCTGCTCGTTCAGCCCGTGCGGTCAGATGTTTGTCACCGGCTCCACCTACGGGGACCTCCGCGCGTGGGACCTGGATATGAATCAACTCCATGCCGAGAAGAACGCTCACGACCTCGGAGTTACCTGCTGCACCTTCGCTCCCAGCATCCTCAGCG ACGgtcaatttgtgcagttccactTGGCATCATGTGGACAGGACAGTCACGTGAAGATCTGGACCATGAACAAGCTGAGTTCTGGAG CCTTTCGGATGCAACTTCTGCACACACTGACTGGCCAGTCAGCTCCAGTACTCACATGTGCTTACTCCTCAGATGGACAACTGCTTGTCTCCGG CTCTGTGGACAAAACAGTGACAGTCTATGACACA AAAAATGCTGTGTTGCTTTACACATTGAACCAACATGAGCG GTATGTGACTGCCTGTTCCTTCTCTCCAACTTCACCACTAATTGCAACAGGATCCATGGATAAGACGGTGAACATATGGAGAGTGGAAGATGGATGCAGTGGCGATG CTGGGAAGTCGTTGACTG AAGAGTCCACTGTGATGGCAAGTCAAG CGTCTACATCAGCGGGTCGGTCCAAGCTGCTGGTCAGTGATTGGTCAGAGGAGGATGTGTCCGTGTGGCTGTTGGAGGAAGGGCTGGAGGGACTGGTGGACACATTCAGGACCAACAACATTGACGGGATCGAGCTGCTTGCGCTCACTAAGGAGACCCTGCTGTCAGAACTGCACATAG AATCAGTGGGTCAGCGCAGCAAACTCTTGAGGAAGGTGGAGGAGCTGAAGAATGCGTTGGTGTGTTCAGGTGTTCCTGATGAGTTCCTGTGTCCAATCACCAGGGAGTTGATGAGAGAACCAGTCCTCGCTGCTG ATGGCTACTCATATGAGAGGGACGCCATCACCATGTGGATCAACACCAAGAACCGCTCCAGCCCCATGACCAACCTCCCCTTACTGACGACTTTGCTCACACCAAATCACACGCTGAAGATGGCCATCGCTCGGTGGAGGACGAGCCACTAA